A genomic stretch from Empedobacter stercoris includes:
- the proS gene encoding proline--tRNA ligase — translation MAKLTTRAEDYSKWYNELVVKANLAENSKVRGCMVIKPYGYAIWEKLQAELDKRFKETGHQNAYFPLFVPKSLFEAEEKNAEGFAKECAVVTHYRLKNDPDNKGKLIVDPEAKLEEELIVRPTSEAIIWSTYKGWIQSYRDLPILINQWANVVRWEMRTRLFLRTAEFLWQEGHTAHETQEEAIAEAQQMQEVYADVVENFMAIPVVKGRKSDSERFAGADDTYTIEALMQDGKALQAGTSHFLGQNFAKAFDVKFASKEGKQEYVWATSWGVSTRLMGALIMTHSDDLGLVLPPKLAPIQVVVVPIYKTEEQLEEIRQVVDKFTSELKSKGISIKFDDDDKTKPGWKFAEYELKGVPVRIAIGPKDLEKGHVEVARRDTLEKQFIALDHVSTEVEKLLEDIQNNLFQRAVDFRDTHTTEASTFEEFKDIIEQKGGFVSALWDGTEETEEAVKNATKATIRCIPQAFEIPTEGVDIFSGKPAKYRVLYAKAY, via the coding sequence ATGGCAAAATTAACAACTCGTGCTGAGGATTATTCTAAGTGGTACAATGAGCTTGTTGTAAAAGCGAATCTAGCTGAAAATTCGAAGGTTAGAGGTTGTATGGTGATTAAACCATACGGATATGCTATTTGGGAAAAACTACAAGCAGAACTAGACAAAAGATTTAAAGAAACTGGTCATCAAAATGCTTATTTCCCCTTATTTGTTCCTAAAAGTTTATTCGAAGCCGAAGAAAAAAATGCAGAAGGTTTTGCAAAAGAGTGTGCAGTTGTTACACATTATCGATTAAAAAATGATCCAGATAACAAAGGAAAATTGATCGTGGATCCCGAAGCAAAGTTAGAAGAAGAATTAATTGTTCGTCCGACTTCCGAAGCAATCATTTGGAGTACTTACAAAGGGTGGATACAATCGTATCGCGATTTACCAATCTTAATTAATCAATGGGCAAATGTTGTTCGTTGGGAAATGCGTACACGCTTATTTTTAAGAACAGCTGAATTTTTATGGCAAGAAGGACATACTGCTCACGAAACACAAGAAGAAGCAATTGCAGAAGCACAACAAATGCAGGAAGTGTATGCTGATGTGGTAGAGAATTTTATGGCTATTCCAGTTGTAAAAGGTAGAAAATCAGATTCTGAACGTTTTGCTGGTGCTGATGATACGTATACAATCGAAGCATTGATGCAAGATGGTAAAGCCTTACAAGCGGGAACTTCTCACTTTTTAGGTCAAAATTTTGCGAAAGCATTTGATGTGAAATTTGCAAGTAAAGAAGGTAAACAAGAGTATGTTTGGGCAACTTCTTGGGGTGTTTCTACTCGTTTGATGGGGGCATTAATTATGACTCATTCTGACGATTTAGGATTGGTTTTACCTCCGAAATTGGCACCAATTCAAGTGGTGGTTGTTCCAATTTATAAAACTGAAGAACAATTAGAAGAGATTCGTCAAGTGGTTGATAAATTTACGTCAGAATTGAAATCGAAAGGAATTTCAATCAAATTTGATGATGATGATAAAACGAAACCAGGATGGAAATTTGCTGAATACGAACTGAAAGGTGTTCCTGTACGAATTGCAATAGGTCCAAAAGATTTAGAAAAAGGTCATGTTGAGGTAGCGCGCCGTGATACGTTAGAAAAACAATTTATTGCTTTAGATCATGTTTCAACAGAGGTAGAAAAATTATTAGAAGATATTCAAAATAATTTATTCCAACGTGCAGTAGACTTCCGCGATACGCATACAACAGAAGCTTCAACTTTCGAAGAATTTAAAGATATTATCGAGCAAAAAGGAGGTTTTGTTTCTGCCTTATGGGATGGAACAGAAGAAACGGAAGAAGCAGTGAAAAATGCAACAAAAGCAACTATTCGTTGTATTCCTCAAGCGTTCGAAATACCAACAGAAGGAGTGGATATTTTCTCTGGAAAACCTGCAAAATACAGAGTTTTATATGCGAAAGCGTACTAA
- a CDS encoding IS3 family transposase (programmed frameshift): MTRKVKYGVAFKLRCVKEVLEKHRTIRSISKKENIHASLLKKWVSDYHNQGISGIEPKKNQTYSVEFKLKVIKTITKQFLSLREARLKFNIPSESVIIKWQKDFATFGIDGLKPKPKGRPKTMSTSKGGPKKSKQPLTREEELLLEIERLRCEGCTLKKVQCLNSSRGRKTKETWTQAINELRPEFHLNLLLDCTHMARSSFYYHISRSKTDKYEELKLKIKSIYHQHKGRYGYRRITDELRKSGTIINHKTVLKLMNSLGLKSLIRRKKYKSYKGEQGKIAPNILQRAFKADKPNQKWVTDVTEFKVKDKKLYLSPIMDLYNQEIISYELSERPVFNQVTQMLKKAFKITKDTKDLILHSDQGWQYQMKQYQALLNEKGIIQSMSRKGNCLDNAIIENFFGILKSELFYLQKFNSIEELKKEIKQYIYYYNNDRIKSNLNKMSPIQYRTHFYNY; the protein is encoded by the exons ATGACAAGAAAAGTAAAATATGGTGTAGCATTTAAGTTACGCTGTGTGAAAGAAGTTTTAGAAAAACATCGAACAATACGTTCAATTAGTAAAAAAGAAAATATACATGCTTCTTTATTAAAGAAATGGGTTTCTGATTATCATAATCAAGGAATTTCAGGTATAGAACCTAAAAAAAACCAAACGTATAGCGTTGAATTTAAGTTGAAAGTTATTAAGACTATAACCAAACAGTTTCTTAGTTTGCGTGAAGCACGCTTGAAATTTAATATTCCAAGTGAATCGGTTATTATAAAATGGCAAAAAGATTTTGCTACCTTTGGAATAGACGGATTAAAACCCAAACCAAAAGGCCGTCCCAAGACTATGAGCACATCTAAGGGTGGACCTAAAAAATCGAAACAACCGTTAACAAGAGAAGAAGAACTATTGTTGGAGATTGAACGTTTACGTTGTGAAG GTTGCACTCTTAAAAAAGTTCAATGCCTTAATTCAAGCCGAGGAAGAAAAACAAAAGAAACTTGGACGCAAGCCATAAATGAATTAAGGCCAGAATTTCATCTAAATTTACTTTTAGATTGTACACATATGGCTAGAAGCAGCTTTTACTATCATATTTCACGTAGTAAAACAGATAAATACGAGGAATTAAAACTTAAGATAAAATCCATTTATCATCAGCATAAAGGGCGATATGGCTATCGACGAATTACCGATGAATTAAGAAAATCAGGAACTATCATCAATCATAAAACTGTTCTTAAACTGATGAATAGCTTAGGATTAAAGAGTTTGATTCGAAGAAAAAAATACAAATCTTACAAAGGAGAACAAGGAAAGATTGCACCAAACATCTTGCAAAGAGCATTTAAGGCTGATAAACCCAACCAAAAATGGGTAACAGATGTTACCGAGTTTAAAGTAAAAGATAAAAAACTATATTTATCACCGATAATGGATCTGTACAATCAAGAAATTATCAGCTATGAGTTAAGCGAACGACCTGTTTTTAATCAAGTAACTCAAATGCTTAAAAAGGCATTTAAAATAACGAAAGACACTAAAGATTTGATATTACATTCAGATCAAGGATGGCAATATCAAATGAAACAATATCAGGCTTTATTAAATGAAAAAGGAATCATACAAAGTATGAGTAGAAAAGGAAATTGCTTAGATAATGCTATTATCGAGAATTTCTTCGGAATACTGAAATCGGAACTATTTTATTTACAAAAATTTAATTCTATTGAAGAGCTAAAAAAAGAAATAAAACAATACATTTACTATTACAATAACGATAGAATAAAATCGAACTTAAATAAAATGAGCCCGATACAATATCGAACTCATTTTTATAATTATTAA
- a CDS encoding RHS repeat domain-containing protein: MEIGIGLGTSSGSANYKYKYNGKELQDELNLNLYDYGARNYDPAIGRWFNVDAMAPKYFSHSPYTYTLNNPIYFIDPDGMQVAGPGDEDDPIELQTVVVYASKSNNSGFSGININIPTPDLKSAFFGNHVDRAYRNVLSPKNIDRYLIMQNAKREAEWGLVKGSAFLLSPIILPELVAYGSIVGESKFIIVVIKTATDVYTQTIFSDKPEDVNIVSAVAGAVVPSAFSGAASETTQLGQIALDPEKELTSQDVTKAILKSTLLPFQSNIFTGVIKNTGGGDVAAEVTGAVINKIGGNSIDEKVEKYIKP; encoded by the coding sequence GTGGAAATAGGCATTGGATTAGGAACAAGTTCTGGTTCTGCGAATTATAAGTACAAATACAATGGTAAAGAGTTACAAGATGAATTAAACCTAAATCTGTACGACTACGGCGCAAGAAACTACGATCCTGCTATAGGACGTTGGTTTAATGTGGATGCTATGGCTCCTAAATATTTTTCTCATAGCCCTTATACTTATACTCTTAATAATCCTATTTATTTTATTGATCCTGATGGAATGCAAGTAGCAGGACCAGGAGATGAAGATGACCCTATTGAACTTCAAACAGTGGTAGTTTATGCTTCAAAATCTAATAATTCTGGATTTTCAGGAATTAATATTAATATACCTACACCTGATCTTAAATCTGCCTTTTTTGGTAATCATGTAGATAGAGCCTACAGAAATGTACTTTCTCCTAAAAATATAGATAGATATTTAATAATGCAAAATGCTAAAAGAGAAGCTGAATGGGGATTAGTTAAAGGTTCTGCCTTTTTATTATCTCCAATTATTTTACCCGAATTAGTCGCTTATGGATCAATTGTTGGAGAATCAAAATTTATTATAGTTGTTATTAAAACAGCTACTGATGTATATACACAAACTATTTTTAGTGATAAACCTGAAGATGTTAATATAGTTTCTGCTGTTGCAGGAGCTGTTGTTCCGTCTGCATTTTCTGGAGCAGCCTCTGAGACTACTCAATTAGGACAAATAGCTTTAGATCCAGAAAAAGAGCTTACTTCACAAGATGTAACTAAAGCAATACTAAAATCAACTTTATTACCGTTTCAAAGTAATATTTTTACTGGTGTAATAAAAAATACAGGAGGAGGTGACGTCGCCGCAGAAGTTACTGGAGCAGTTATAAATAAAATTGGCGGAAATAGTATTGATGAAAAAGTTGAAAAATATATAAAACCTTAG
- a CDS encoding IS1 family transposase gives MTKSTFMIENQAKMCSNCSDKLIKYGKTKNGKQRYKCKFCHHTKVEFYSYKAYLSTINFNIIQLTKEGLGIRSTARYLQISPTTLLKRLLEIASKIIPPKLTIEDREFQVDELRTFHKKRLKPIWITYTFSLHTRKIHTFHVGYRTIEIFKKLLNPIIQTKPTKIYTDKLNTYRLVIPSALHSTRFRSTNHIERNHLNLRTHLKRLNRKTICYTKNMDILSAILTIYFWS, from the coding sequence ATGACAAAATCAACTTTTATGATAGAAAATCAAGCAAAAATGTGTTCCAATTGTTCTGATAAATTAATCAAATATGGAAAAACGAAGAACGGAAAACAACGTTATAAATGTAAATTTTGTCATCATACCAAAGTAGAATTTTATAGTTATAAGGCTTATCTTTCCACCATAAATTTCAATATTATCCAATTAACCAAAGAAGGATTAGGGATTAGAAGTACAGCTCGTTATTTACAAATATCTCCAACCACACTACTCAAACGGCTTTTAGAAATCGCTTCAAAAATAATTCCACCCAAACTAACCATAGAAGATAGGGAATTTCAAGTCGATGAACTCAGAACCTTTCATAAAAAACGCCTAAAACCTATTTGGATTACCTATACTTTTTCACTTCACACTCGAAAAATACATACTTTTCATGTCGGTTATCGAACAATAGAGATCTTCAAAAAACTCCTTAACCCTATCATTCAAACAAAACCAACAAAGATTTATACCGATAAACTCAATACTTATCGGTTAGTTATTCCTTCTGCACTTCATTCAACCAGGTTTCGATCTACCAATCATATCGAAAGAAATCACCTTAATCTACGCACTCATCTGAAACGATTAAACCGAAAAACCATTTGCTACACAAAAAACATGGACATAC